The genomic window TCTGGAATGATCTCACCTCATCCTTAAAACAGACCCATTTTGTAGCTGAAGAAACCGAGGCTTGGGAGGTAACTCacttgctcaaggccacccaGCCTGCTGTAcctagcagagccaggatttgaatgcaAGTCTGTCTGGCTCCCAGCCATGAGCATTTCTTGACTGCCCCACGCAAAGCTGCCTAGACactcttcagggcacctgggcaaAGTCAGTGTTAGTGGAACTCTGTGGTCAAGATTTCCAGTGTCCCCATTTTATACCACAGGCCACTGGGTGGGGGTGGTCCCTGTGGTAAATTGAGACCTGAGGTCACCTGGTGACCCGGAAGCACAGCTGGGATAAACTGGGCTCCATCCTGGacttcactctgtctctctgagcaAGTGACCCCAGATGTTGTCTGTGTGACCTCATGGCTTTTGGCCTGATACCAAAGAGGAGAGTTTTTGCTTTGCATCCCTAAGTCCCCTGGTGCAGCTAAGGCCTTTCTAGGCCAGCAAAACAGACCAAAGCAATTGGCCCATGGACAGATCTAGGCTGGGCTCAGTTTGACAGCTGTAATAATCTTACTGCCCAGGTGGGAGGAAAAACACATCTTTGAATGACCCAGGTTCAAATGGCAGCTCTGTCAGTTATGAGctacatgaccttggacaagtcacctgGCCCCTCCCACTTTCCTCTTTGGTGAAACTGGCATCATATTTGATACCTGGAAGGtagtcatgaggattaaatgagataagagtTGTGAAGGGGtctggcttggagcctggaacccagTACCTGTCAATCCATGTGAATTAGTCTCTCCTGCTGACCCTTTGGACACACACAACTACGGTATGGGGTGGGGGCCAGCATGCTCTTTTTCATCTGAGTACGTTGCAGCTCACAGAGGGGGTGACTTGGccagctgccccccaccctgcactcTAGGAGCTGGAGCCCCCCACCTAGAGACCTTCTCAtgcacctcctccccctccagctcTTCTTCCACCTGCAGCGGGAGCGCCGGTTCCTGGAGCCCCGGGCCCGGTTCTACGCCGCCGAGGTGGCCAGCGCCATTGGCTACCTGCACTCCCTCAACATCATTTACAGGTGAGGCCTGCCTGTGGCTcagagccaggcctgggctgTCTGATGCAAATGCCAGGGGTTGTGTGGACCCCTAGGTCCCGATTAAATGCCAGTGAACTTGGTCCTCTAAGGAGGATGGTTCAGCAGTGGGAGTAGGGATCCTCCTTTCTAGGATCAAGTGCCCATTCTCCTTGGTCTCCCCCTCTACATGTTTGAGAGCCTCCGTGAATAGTCCTCCCACCAGGACTCTAGAGGCCCAACTCTCCTCACTAAGTGGTTGAGACATTACAGTGctctttcctcttgttttctgtAGGGACCTGAAACCAGAGAACATTCTCTTGGACTGCCAggttggtgtatgtgtgtgtgcataggtgCACATGTGTGCTATGTGCTTAcaagtgtgcatgcatgcattgTACGTGCGTGCATATGGGTAGGGATGCATTCaagtatgtgtgcatgtgtacccatgtgcgtgcacacgcatgTAAGTGCACATCGCAtgcgcatgtgcatgtgtgtgtatatgaggtCTGTACGAGCAAGGGTGGAGCCAAGTGGAGGCTCTTGGATTTTGTAGTCTCTCCATGTCCTAGATTGGGTTCCCTGGAAACAGATGGAGTGTTGAATGCAGATGGTTACTGGGGAATGCTCTAAGAGATTCGGTTTTAAGGGGGTAAGGAGGCAAGATTGGATAGAGGTGGAAGCCCACCTGCATTGTGGTTGCAGATGAGGAGGCCTCAGGTGATCTTACAGGGGTGGCGAGGGCCCCAGCTGGGACAACTCTTTGGAACTGTTCCAAATTAAGGCGAGGAGGCTGGGCTTTTGTGTCCCTGCATTGACCTGTCATTGGGTGTGGATTGCCCCTTGGGAGGGGCATAACTTTGAGAGAAGGCAGTGTCCCACcagtcggggggcggggggaggggatgggcatgACAGTCCCTAAAGACGGGATCTGAGCAGAGTCCCATGCTACCCACTGTCTCCACACCCTCCACTAGCCACTCTCCTGCCCAGCTGCCCAGTTACTTTCTGAGTCTCCAGCCTTCTGTCAGGGCAGCTGCCACCACCAGACCCCTCCAGCAAGGACATTCATGGGGCTGCCATTGTTGTAGAGCACGGCTGAGTCTGTGATAAATTGGGAGCAGACAGTGGAATGCTATCTCCCCACCTTGCCCCTTGTATTGCTCCTGGCATCCAGTGGAACATATAGCCAGTGCCAGAGGCATAAGTCTCCGTAGCTGCTGGCCTGGGGTATACTACCTGGGCTTTGGGGTTAGGCCTGACCATACCTTGAGCTCAGACCactctcctgcccctgccccccctcccctgcagggacATGTGGTACTGACGGATTTTGGCCTCTGCAAGGAGGGTGTAGAGCCCGAGGAGACCACATCCACGTTCTGTGGCACCCCCGAGGTAAGCCAAACCTTGTAGGGGAGGTCAGAGGTCAAGTCATAAGTGGTTGAGCCTCAACTCCTGCTTAGAACCAACAGGTTACACTGGGCAGGGGCGGAAGAATGCTCACGCCTTTCACCCAAGCCCTTGCCCTGATCTGGCTGTGCActctgccttggtttcctcatctgtgtaatgGCAGCACCAGCTCAGGGGCCTGCTGGGCCCCGGCCAGCAGGTGGTGAAGCTCTGTAGCAATGCAGACCTATAGAGATAGAAATAGCCATGCAAACCATATAGTCAATGTAAAGTTTtccagtagccacattaaaaaagtaaaaagaagggcacctgggtggctcagtcggttaagtgtccaactcttgatcgcggctcaggtcatgatctcacagttcatggtattgagctccgcatcgggctctgtgatgacagcatggagcctacttgggattctctccctccctctctctttgccccttccccacttgtgtgtgctctcacaccctctctctctctctaacaaaaaaaataaacatttaaaaaaaataaaaagtaaaacgaAACAGATGGAATGCATTTTAGTAGTACGTTTTCATTAAcccaatatatacaaaatattgtcattttaacatacaatcaatataaaattgttgagatcatttattccttttttctaactaagtctttgaaatccagagCATATTTTACACTTTCAGTCCATCTCAGCTAAAATCAGCCTCATTTCAAGTGTTCGGGAGCCACATGTAATAAGTGGCTGCCGTATGGGACAGCACTGCCCCACAGGGTGAGGGCCGTGTGGAGCAGGAGGGCTCGGCCTGACAGTTAAGATCAGGACTTGGGAGTGTAAGAcacctgtctgtctccctctgccagCCACCAAGAACCTGGAGGGCTCAGATTTGTGGGTCTCAGCAGTAGCTCCTACATGTGTATCTGTCCTGCCAAGGCCTCCCTGTAGCCTTGGGGTTAAAATCTTTCCTTGAACTCCCACCCTTGGACCTGGGATGCAGAGGACTTCCCAGTTGACAGATATCTGGGTGGGGGCTAGAAGGCAGAGGCCGCAGGGCAGAAGCTCCTCCTGATGGGACATGGGACAAGACTTTAGCGGCTCTATTGTTCTCCATATGCTTGAACATCTGGATCTCAGATGTCAGCTGGGCTTCCTCCATTTGGTTTTGGGACAGCTGATGGACAGGTGAGTACTCCGAGCAGGAGCCATTGTCTGTGTTTGTATGTGGCAGGATGTCTTCTGGACAGAGCTGGTGTCCCAAAGCCTGACAGCCCAGCCATCCCTTCCTTGGACATTGTCAGCGGCAAGGAGCAGGGCATATGACACCCTGGCTTGTGCAGGAGACATGTGGCCCCAACATGTCATCTCTTCCATAACTCAGCCCCTGCTGTGATGCCAGAAAGCATAGACAAGAGTAATGATAGTTGCGACCACTGTTTAAGGCCTACACGTGTACCACATTCCACACAGATTAGCACATAACCTTAAAAGAGAGATCCTGGAACCCCATTTCATGGAGGAGGAAATCAAGGTTCTGGTAGGTTAAATGAGCCCTATATAGGGCTCAGGTCTGTGTAACTTCCTGCCCTTCCCAGACccacacagtctctcaaaatgGCTTTGTCTGTTGCTGTCCCTTTCCTCATGGCAGAGATGTCAGGCTAAGAGGTCGCCAAGCCCTTGGGTTTGGCAGAAAACACTGTCATGCCTCAGGTCCTCTTCTCGTTGGAAGGCACAGCTCTGTGACATACATTCGTCTGTCAATATGAACTCAAGTGTCACCTTTTCTTTCCCGATTCCTGTCCATCTCTCTGTTACTACGGTTTCCAGTACAAGCACGTGCCATGTTTACTAATGCTTTACCATTAGTCTCCCCAATGCACTGTGAGTACTCACAGGGCTTTCCTATTCCCAGGACGATTGGATGCTTTGCGCAAATTAGATAAAGGCACCCCCTTGGGCAGATTCACTAGAAAAAGTTACCCCATTAAATGTTAATAAAGTTGCCGGATATAGCCCTATACTAGGGTTATGGCTTGGTGAGTTGATCACAGCCAGGCTTGCATCCCCCTGTCTCCTTTTGGCTAGTACTTTTGTATGTTGCACAACATATACAACTGTACAATGCAGTCCTGCCTGATCTTCCCTATGTCCCCAGCACGTTGGCAAAGGGTCATACACAGAGTAAGCCTTTGACAAATGGATGCTGAATGAACATATGCACACAGCCAGGTGAATATCACAGCAAGAGCAACCCTTGGTGATCTTTTCTTCCCAGTGCCTTGTTTACAAATGGGGAGTctgaggggcccctgagtggctcagtgggttaagcatcctacttcagctcaggtagtgatctcatggctagtgagtttgaggcccacatcaggctctgtgctgaccactgagagcctggagcctgctttggattctgtctccccctctctctgcctttcccctgcttgtgctgcatttctctctctctctctctctctctctctctctctctctctctctcaaaaagaaataaacatataaaaataattttttttaaataaaaataaaacaaatggggagactgaggccggGTGTCTTTAGATAACGTATGTTTCTTCTCAATAGTACTTGGCTCCAGAAGTGCTCCGTAAAGAGCCTTATGACCGGGCGGTGGACTGGTGGTGCTTGGGGGCAGTTCTCTACGAGATGCTGCAAGGCCTGGTGAGTAGGGTGTAAACATCTGCAAGGGACCTGTGGCTCGGTCCCTTGGGGGTGGATCTCTGCCTTGTGTGGCCATTCAGGCTCCTCAAGGAACCGAAAGAGCGCTCGCTCTCTACTCCAAGCTAAAAAAGATGATGTGAggattatgtatatttttcagtAATGTTAGTTCAGCGCTTTATAACACACATACTTTGGCACCTTGAAACAGCCTTTGGAGGCTGCCACTATAGGAAATGGAGCTGTTCTTAtgtacagagagggaaacaggccCAGAAAGATCCCAAGGATGGTAGTTTGTggagccagccctgggccccATCCTAAGCTGCCTGCTTAGTTGGAGGCTTGGGTAGACTCACCCCAGCGCAGGCATTGCTCGGGCGGCTTTGTCAACAGAGCACGGGGGATGTGAAAGAGCAGGCTCTGTGGCGTCAGGACAAAGAAGAGCcagtggaggaggtgggggtggagagcacCAGGAAAGAGTGGGCTCTGGGCACATTTTGGGGCTGGCTCTTTTCCTGGCCATGTGGCTTGATCCCTCTGAGCCTTGTGTTCTCATCAACAAATTACTGCTTGCCTTCAGAGACGGCTGTGAGGGGTGGGCCGGAATGACAAGGGGGGAAGTGTTAACTTTGCAAAGTGCAGAGTTGGTGCACAAGAGGGGGTAAGAGAGGTGGGATGGGGCGGGCTCCCGGGAGGTCCCTTCTCAGCCTTCCCAGCAGCCAGAAGCCCagaggtctctgtctctctctgatctGCCGCGGTCTGGCTAAATCTTTCCATTATCTGGCTTTGCTCCAACTCTCCCTGAGACCTTCCCCCCGCTTTGGCGTGGATGAGCctccagtttctctctctctctcaccagccACCCTTCTACAGCCAAGACGTGTCCCAGATGTATGAGAATATTCTGTACCAGCCGCTACAGATCCCGGGGGGCCAGACGGTGGCCGCCTGCGACCTCCTGCAAGGCCTTCTCCACAAGGACCAGAGGCAGCGGCTGGGCTCCAAATCAGACTTTGTAGGTGAACTGCCAGTGGACCACTGGCCCCTGACAGGGCACTCAGCATCCTGCAGAAGCGGCTGAGAAGCACAGTGATGTGCATCCAGCTGCCCTCTAAAACCAGGCACTGCTAACTGCTTCCTCTGGAAATTCACAGCTGCTGCTGCTTAATTACTTCCTTTAGTTTGGTTCTTTTATTCAGccaatgtttactgagcacctactatgcaccagaCATCAAGCTAGGTGCTAGGGATTCAATGGACTGGGTCCTTGGCTTTAttaagttggggtgggggggggggcagacaacaaacatcatggtgtataattattGTGGAGTGTGACAAGTACCAGGAAGTAAATGAAGCAAGATAGACGATAATGAGAGGGAGTGAATTCACACTGGCATGGTGAGGGAGGTCCACTCTGAGGAGGTAGCAATTAAGTTGAGACTTGAAGGATGAGAGGAACCACTCATGCAGAGAGCTGAGAGGAGGCATCCCAGACACAGggcacagcatgtgcaaaggtcctgtggcagaAACAAGAAGCATAGTACACTTTAGGGGATTTTGAATAGGGGTGTGGTAAGACCCAATTTCAGTTTTAAGAAACTCCTCTGGCTTCTGTGCAGAGAGAGGACTGGACTTGTTTTGTGCCAGTGCCAGGCTGGGCACTCAGGATATAGAGATGAATAATTTGTCCATTCCTGCAATgagttcatgattttttttcattaaagtagcacttaaaaaataatcttacatTCTCGAGTCAACCCAAGACGGTTTGAATTTATAAGAGGAAGACCACAGTGCATTTCTCCCTGGaagtttgctttctctttctggcaGAGTGGTTGTGATGCACAGACTATGAGACAGActacctgggttcagatccctcCTCCACCTTACTAGTCCTTACTGGTTGTAGATAGAGCCTTGGGCAAACTTCTctttttaagcctcagtttccccactggcAATAATGGCAACTAGCTCATACCTGCTACAAAGATTACGTGAATTAATATATACAAAGCACTTaggccagtgcctggcacatagtgctTTTTAAGCATTTGTACCCCACATGCCAGATGCTGTGAAGCGTAACAATTTTTAGGGCATTTGTCTACCCATCCCTGGCCAGCTTAAAGAGGGAGACTTTCATGAACACTGTTCCCCTTCTTCCAGGTGGAAATTTGcatcttaaaaaatatgtatgatttttCAAATAAGGTGTATATTCACATAGATCATAATTCAAAGGATATTCAGAGAAAGTTCCTCTAGTGACTCAGTTCCTTAGTTTAAAGGCAACCAGTGTTATCTGTTTCTTGGGTACTCAGTATATCATGGATCTGGCTTTTTAACAAGTCCACAGGGTGGGGAGGGTATGATGTAGGGAGCTGGAGAATCATTCCTTGCAAAACACAGATCCAGAGAGGGTCCTGCTGGGATAGGAGGCACTTGATGCTGACATTGGCTTAGATTAGGAAAGAAGTAGTGATTCATGCCCAAGGTTGAGTCTTAAATTCTGGGTCTCTGGGAAACTGTAGCTTTTCTTGGGGCTTTACTTCCTTAACCTTCCTTACTGACTTGATGTAATCTTTTCCTTTGGTTTGTATTCTAGAAGAATCAAGATGCActgaggcaggtgggtggggttGCGAGAGCCCCTGGGAACCCCAAGGGCAGGTCCTGCTATCTTATTCATGGACATACCTCCAAAGCATACCATGgtgctggcacagagtaggtgctcagtaaataattgTGAATAAACAAATGCTCTGGGGGAGAAGGGTTTGGGTTCTAGATGAGAGAAGAGGCCTGGCTACAAAACACCCCTTTGTCCCAGGAAACCAGCTGGAAGTGTAGGTTACTTTCCCAGTAAAGGTTTTATGGCTTGACAGCCAGCTGCCAGTAGAGTTGGAGATCTGGGacatgggggtgggtggtggagaggggtggggtgcTATGGGGAACTCTGATCAGCACCTTCTTCCTGCAGCTTGAGATAAAGAACCATGTATTCTTCAACCCCATAAACTGGGATGACCTGTACCACAAGAGGCTGACTCCACCCTTCAACCCAAATGTGGTAAGAGGTCACCATGTCCCAGATTCTGGATTCCCAGGGCTAATGGGAGCTTGGAGGGTATCTGGACCAACCCTCTTTCTACAGGTGGTAAAACCAAGGGCCCAAGAGGCTCAATGATATGTCTGAGACCACATGGTGAATTAGAGGCAGAACTGGTTCCAAACCTCAGAAGTCCCGACTTCCAGCCCAGCTCTGTGTGATGAGCCACACAGCCTTCCTTCATTTTCAACACCAATAACCCTCATTGCTGTTTAAAGCactctctgggggcacctgactggctcagtagaagagagtgtgactcttgatctcagggttgtaggttcaagctccatgctgggtgtagagattacttaaaaataaaatctcagggcgcctgggtggctcagtccattaagcatctgactcttgatagctcaggtcatgatctcaccgtcgtgagattgagccctgtgttgggctccacgctgacagcgtggagcctgcttggatttctccctcccccccgcccctcccccactctgaaaataaataaataaaactttttttttttttttaaatctagatgaccttgggctTGGTgatcaccttttatttttttacattttatttatttttgatagagacagagcacaagtgggcgaggggcagagagagaaggagacacagaatcggaagcaggctccaggctctgagccgtcagcacagagcccgatgcggggctcgaacccacaaaccgcgagatcatgacccgggccgaagtcagccacttaaccaactgagccacccaggcgccccaataaaacattttttaaacctcaaaaagaaagaaagaaagaaagtggtctGTCACATAGCACACCCAGACAGAACCAAGCcctataaaaatgtctttttctctctttaacctTTTTTCTCCTGATAATAAAAATGACATGTATTTATTGtagcaaatatataaaacagagttTAAGGCAACAGGGAGGAAAAGCTTATTATCTCACTGCCCGAGAGAAACTGCTGCTGACGTGTTCCCTACggtctttttctgtgtttcttacaCAGGTCATACTTTATACATAGAGgtatcttctccccttcctttttcttttctgctaaaAACTATGTCATTATTTCCCCAATTCATGTAAAACTTTTATAAGTATCATTTTAAATGGCTACATAATATTTAAACCCTATGTTGGTAAGTAACATAATCTATTCAACCATGCTCCTAATGGTGAGCTTTATGTTACTACCATTCTTTCTTTATCATAATGTACTGATGAACACCTTTAAgtgtgtatctttaaaaaaatttttttaatatttatttttgagagagagagcatgagtgggggaggggcagagagagagggagaatccaaaacATTGCATTGgggcagaatccaaaacaggctccaggctctgagctgtcagcacagagcccaatgcagggctcagacccacgaaccatgagatcatgacctgagccgaagtcagatgcttaactcactgaaccatgcaggtgccTCTTTAAGCATGTATCTTTGCTCAGAGTGCTGATTATTCCCTTAAGATGGATTTCAGATGGGGAATTGCCAGGTCAAAGTATGTGAACacttttaggcttttttttttttttaaagtaatctctacacccaacatggggcttgaacttacaaccccaagatcaagagtcaacactccacagactgagccagccaggagccctttgGTTCTTGATTCATAACTGTTTAGGCTCTTGATTCCTACTGCTTTAACtgtgtggtggggaggagaaTCAGCTTCCTGCCAGCAGCGTCTGCTGGAGAATTCTTGTCTGTCTCTGCAACATGTGCAGTTCATTGTTTTTAACTTCGCAAATTTGTTAAGTAAAAAATGGTATCTCATATTGTTTTAACTTATATTTCtttgttcactctttttttttaaaaaattttttttttcaacgttttttatttatttttgggacagagagagacagagcatgaacgggggaggggcagagagagagggagacacagaatcggaaacaggctccaggctccgagccgtcagcccagagcctgacgcggggctcgaactcacggaccgcgagatcgtgacctggctgaagtcggacgctcaaccgactgcgccacccaggcgcccctaacttatatttctttgatttataGTGAATGCAGTTAGTGTTTGAATGTTAATTAGCAGTGGTAGTATGCATGAAAGGAGCCTCATTCGAAGCGGACATTGGAGGGTCTCTCAGCCACCTGCGGTGTCCAATAGGGTCAAGCCctttccatccatgtagtttgCATATGTCAACACTGCAGTGTGAACTCGCTATTTACACCTGGCCTTTCGTCAATTACCCGCTCACGAACGTATCTTTGAGCTCCAGATTCTTGACAGTGGTTGTCAGATAGGTTACGCTCAGTCCAGGTACCTGAAAAATTTCTTTATCTGGGAATGTAAAAAAGACCCAGAGGATAATATTGAACATACACCCTGGAGAGAGACCAATATAAAAAATACTAGACAGGGAGGCAACAGAATGCAGTGAATAGACTTTAAAGTAAGACACGCTGGGTGTGGATTCCTGGTTCTGCCACCTACCCACCTCTGTGAGGACTTGGATAAGTATCTTTGGCATCGATATAATTTGTAGAAAACAGATAATGTCTGTCTTGTCTAGGACCACACAGCTAACAAGAGCCAGGGCCAGGATCTACACTCTGGTCTTGGAACTCTCAGCCCTGAACTGAGACCACTGTGCCTGGTCGCCTTTTAAAGAAGCTGGAAATCATGGTCTATTTGGTTCTGCAACCTAAGGCTTGCACACTCAAGCACATACATACACCCTTCCACCTGTTCACCTGCTTACTTCGGAAAACCCAGGTGGCCTAGCATTCTCCACAGACTGTGCCTTCTTCACAAAGAGACTAATTTGGTTAGCTCATGCTGCATAACAAGTCACCCCCAAACtatgtgacttaaaacaacaattttgTATTTTGCCCCAATTCTCTGGGTTGGTTGGGTGAGTTTTTTTGGCCTGGGCCAGGCCAGCTagtctctgctgctctctctcatGTCAGTGGTTTAGAGGTGCCTCACTCAAATGCCTGGGAGTTGGCCAGAAGCTGGGGAGACTGGGTTCTCCTTCTAAGGCCTCTCATAGTCCAGCAGCCTGGCCTGGGTTTGTTCAGGAGGTGGCCCGGGGTTCCAAGTGCTGCAAGAGAGAACAACTCCCAATGTGCATCTTTCAAACCATTGCTTGAACCACATCTGGTAACAGATTGCCCCAAACAAGTCACATGGCTAACCCATATTATAAGTATGGAGAGATGGACTCTACCTCTGGATGGCAAATGCAGGATTTGTGACCATTTCTACAATCTCATACACAGGTCTTCCTCCAAAACGGTGAAAGCAGCCAGTCACTCTCTACCATATTACCCTATTCTATCTTCTTCATAAGGCCTGTCAACAACCCAGGTtgtctatttgtctatttgtgTACATGCTTATTATCAATCCTCCTACCCTCTGCATAATATAGGCTCCATGAGAGCCGGGGCCCACTCTATTTTGTtcctctgtgtccccagtgccatGAATAGTGGCTGATAGACAGTAAGTGTATGTTGACTAGACTTGTCTGAGGGTTGATGTGAAGCAGGCAGGGTGCCAGGAGGTTAGAGGAATTGATATGTGGTTAGTGGACCATGTGGAATAAAATGATTAATGTAAACACATGGGTAAGTGATAGCTAAAGGTGGGTGTCCACAAGGCATTCAGAGGGGAGGCCTAACATCGCTCTCAGGGCTCGTGGGTTCCTTTGGCGGCTCTGACCCTAGTGTTCCCATCTCACCATTGGTTTATATTCACAGGCAGGACCTGCTGACTTGAAACACTTTGACCCAGAGTTCACCCAGGAAGTTGTGTCAAAGTCCATTGGCTGCACTCCCGACACTGTGGCCAGCAGCTCTGGGGCCTCAAGTGCATTCCTGGGATTTTCCTATGCACCAGAGGATGATGCCATCTTGGACTACTAGAAGAGAACCACTCTTGTAACCACTGAAGACAGCTGGTATCCCTAAGGACTTGCCT from Neofelis nebulosa isolate mNeoNeb1 chromosome 9, mNeoNeb1.pri, whole genome shotgun sequence includes these protein-coding regions:
- the SGK2 gene encoding serine/threonine-protein kinase Sgk2 isoform X4; amino-acid sequence: MDSSPAGSPSPQPSRANGNVNLGPSANPNARPTDFDFLKVIGKGSYGKVLLAKRKSDGMFYAVKVLQKKSILQKKEQNHIMAERSVLLKSVQHPFLVGLRYSFQTPEKLYFVLDYVNGGELFFHLQRERRFLEPRARFYAAEVASAIGYLHSLNIIYRDLKPENILLDCQGHVVLTDFGLCKEGVEPEETTSTFCGTPEYLAPEVLRKEPYDRAVDWWCLGAVLYEMLQGLPPFYSQDVSQMYENILYQPLQIPGGQTVAACDLLQGLLHKDQRQRLGSKSDFLEIKNHVFFNPINWDDLYHKRLTPPFNPNVVVKPRAQEAQ
- the SGK2 gene encoding serine/threonine-protein kinase Sgk2 isoform X2, yielding MDSSPAGSPSPQPSRANGNVNLGPSANPNARPTDFDFLKVIGKGSYGKVLLAKRKSDGMFYAVKVLQKKSILQKKENHIMAERSVLLKSVQHPFLVGLRYSFQTPEKLYFVLDYVNGGELFFHLQRERRFLEPRARFYAAEVASAIGYLHSLNIIYRDLKPENILLDCQGHVVLTDFGLCKEGVEPEETTSTFCGTPEYLAPEVLRKEPYDRAVDWWCLGAVLYEMLQGLPPFYSQDVSQMYENILYQPLQIPGGQTVAACDLLQGLLHKDQRQRLGSKSDFLEIKNHVFFNPINWDDLYHKRLTPPFNPNVAGPADLKHFDPEFTQEVVSKSIGCTPDTVASSSGASSAFLGFSYAPEDDAILDY
- the SGK2 gene encoding serine/threonine-protein kinase Sgk2 isoform X3; translation: MARSPVGPCICASAQVLLAKRKSDGMFYAVKVLQKKSILQKKEQNHIMAERSVLLKSVQHPFLVGLRYSFQTPEKLYFVLDYVNGGELFFHLQRERRFLEPRARFYAAEVASAIGYLHSLNIIYRDLKPENILLDCQGHVVLTDFGLCKEGVEPEETTSTFCGTPEYLAPEVLRKEPYDRAVDWWCLGAVLYEMLQGLPPFYSQDVSQMYENILYQPLQIPGGQTVAACDLLQGLLHKDQRQRLGSKSDFLEIKNHVFFNPINWDDLYHKRLTPPFNPNVAGPADLKHFDPEFTQEVVSKSIGCTPDTVASSSGASSAFLGFSYAPEDDAILDY
- the SGK2 gene encoding serine/threonine-protein kinase Sgk2 isoform X1 is translated as MDSSPAGSPSPQPSRANGNVNLGPSANPNARPTDFDFLKVIGKGSYGKVLLAKRKSDGMFYAVKVLQKKSILQKKEQNHIMAERSVLLKSVQHPFLVGLRYSFQTPEKLYFVLDYVNGGELFFHLQRERRFLEPRARFYAAEVASAIGYLHSLNIIYRDLKPENILLDCQGHVVLTDFGLCKEGVEPEETTSTFCGTPEYLAPEVLRKEPYDRAVDWWCLGAVLYEMLQGLPPFYSQDVSQMYENILYQPLQIPGGQTVAACDLLQGLLHKDQRQRLGSKSDFLEIKNHVFFNPINWDDLYHKRLTPPFNPNVAGPADLKHFDPEFTQEVVSKSIGCTPDTVASSSGASSAFLGFSYAPEDDAILDY